The Crassaminicella indica genomic interval TAAATTTAATGCCGGCTAGTATTTCAGGACATAATAAGAATGCTTTTGCTATTGAAATGATTGGAAACTTCGATAAGGGCTATGAAAAGCTTGAAGGAGCACAATTAGAGGCTGTTAAAAAGCTTGTTAAAGGATTATTTGAGATCTTTCATACCAAAAAATTAATATTTCATAGAGAATATTCCAATAAAACTTGTCCAGGGACATCTTTGAATAAAGCTATGTTTCTTGAAGAAATAGAAAATCGTATAAAAATATTAGGAGATTCTGTAGCCACGAAGGAACAGATGAAACAATATTTACTAACGGTTAATCCAGTGCCTAAAATTCAGTGTACTCCAGAGGAAATAGTGAATTATTATCTTAATGAAGGAGCTACAGAAGGAGTAAGAGGAGATATAGCTTTTGCTCAGGCGCTTCTTGAAACAGGATTTTTTAGGTTTGGAGGGATTGTTCTTCCTGAGCAGAACAATTATGCAGGTCTTGGGGCTACTAATGCTACTCAAAAAGGAAGAGCAGCAAGCTTTTCTAGTCCACAAATAGGGGTTAGAGCACATATTCAGCATTTAAAAGGATATGCAAGTAAAGAGCCTTTAGTTAATCCTGCTGTAGACCCTAGATATACAATATTAGCAGAGCGTGGACTTTTAGGTTCTTGTATATATGTAACGGATTTGAATGGTAAATGGGCTATTCCGGGGAATGATTATGGAGAAAAAATATTAAAAATTTTTGATAAATTCATATTCTTTTCTGTGAAGGAAGAGTCGGCAAACAGAGAAGGTATTTTAGAAGAAAATAAAAAATTGAAAGAAGATAATATGAGAATGCAGGAAAAGATAAAAAAATATGAAGCATTATTTAATACAATAAAAAAAGAAATAGATCATTTTTCATAGACTGCTTTTAAATAGCAGTCTATATATTTTTTGAAAAAAACATAAAAACTTTAATATATTCAGATAATTATGTCAAATGAATGGAATTCAATAACGGTATTGTATATAATAGGATATATAGGGGACGGGAGATTTATTTTGTTTATGTATTGGGGGGGGAAAGGTGCTGTATAATTATGATAAGATTTTAGCAAAGGATGTAATGTGCAAAAGATACATTACATTGAAAGAAAATTATCAGCTAAAGCATGCTATAAAATTACTATTAAAAAATAATATGAAGGAGGTATTTGTAACAGATGAAAAAAATAAATTAAAAGGAATTATTACATTGACAGATATATCGAGATTAATGAAGCAAAAGTTTAGTGAAAGCTTGATTTTAAAGGAATGCATGATCGATAACCTAATAACTATTAAAAAGGATATTGCTTTATTGGCGTGTAGAAATATAATGCGAAAAAATAAAATAGGAATATTGCCAGTAGTGGAGCATGAATATTTAATAGGGGTCATAAGAAAACAAGAAATTATGGATTTTTTTTATATGGGACTTGAAAAAGCAGGAATAAAACTGAACCATGTGATCAATTGTCTTCACGAAGCAGTATGTGTAATAGATGAAAATGGTAGAGTTGTTATTTGGAATAAAAGCGCTGAAAAGTTATATAATGTTCCAGCAGTAAAAATATTAGGAAGACCCTTAGGAGAATTTTTTCCTGATGCTATGGATGTAAAGGTTTTTAGAACAAAGGAACCTGTAGAAAATGTTTACCATTCTCCCAAGGAAAATTGTCATATTGTGATAAATTCAGCACCTATATTTTTAGATGGAAAATTTTTAGGAGTAGTCAGTACAGATCGTGATGTTAGTGAATTAAGAAAATTGACTAATGAATTGCAAAAGGCAAATGATACGGTAGAATTTTTAAAAAGGGAAGTAGAGAGATTTTCTAATGATGGTTTTGGAAAAGTAATAGGAAAAAATCCAAAGCTATTAGAAAAAATTGAACTTGCTAAACAAGTTGCTAAAACAAAAGTAAATATATTAATTACAGGAGAAAGTGGAACAGGTAAGGAGGTTTTTGCAAGAGCTATACATGAATGTAGTAGTCAAAAGGGCTTGTTTGTTCCAATTAACTGTAGTGCTATTCCCAATGAATTATTTGAGAGTGAATTATTTGGATATGAACAAGGTGCATTTACAGGAGCTAATAGAAAAGGGAAAATGGGTTTATTTGAAATGGCTAATAATGGAACTATTTTTTTAGATGAGATTGGAGATATGCCATTATTTATGCAGGCAAAGCTATTAAGGGTTCTTCAGGATAAGGTAGTTAGAAGAGTTGGTGGAGAGAAATATAACAATATCAATGTTCGGGTTATATCAGCAACAAATAAAAACTTAAAAAAAATGGTTGAATTAGGTAGCTTTAGAGAAGATTTGTATTATCGATTAGATGTAGTTCAAATAAAGCTACCTCCATTGAGAGAAAGAGGTGGAGATATTGTTTTATTAATGGATTATTTTTTGAAAGAATTATCAATGCAGAATAATAAAGATGTTAGATACATAGATCCAGAGGTTGTGAAAATTTTGCAAAATTACAATTGGAAGGGAAATATTAGAGAATTGAAAAATACAATGGAGTATTTAGTAGTTTTGTGCAAGGGAAATAAAATAACAACAGATTTAATTCCTAATTATATATTAGAAGAAATTAAAAAAAATAAGAGAAGAGAAGGAGGGTCTTTAGATTTAAATAAAGCAATTGTAGAGTTTGAAAAAGATATGATAAAGGAAGCTTTAAAAATGGCTAAGGGGAAAAAGGCTAAGGCTGCAAAGCTTTTAAATATACCAAGAGCTACTTTATATTATAAGATAGATCAGTATGAGATAGACTGTCAATAATTTGACAAACGTCAAATTGTTGACAGTCTATTTTATTTAATATTTTAAACAAATAAATCGTTGAAAAACATGCAATTGACAAAAAAATCAGAAAATAATAAATAGATTCTCTGTAAAATTCTGTCAGTATTCTGACGCTATTTTCGTGTATACATAAAATCTATTATAACTATAAAAAATATAGATATTTTTTATAGCAGTAAAATAGCAATGTTGGATTTAATTTTCAATATTCCATATATTTGGAACAATTCTTGCATAATTAATATATTAAAAATTTAACAATATATAACATATTTTTAAAGAAAGTATGATACATAAAAACTAGTGTAAGGGGGTGAAAACATGATTATTACAATACCATTGAAGCAGCATGTAGGAATGCCATGTAAGCCAATAGTCAAAAAAGATGAAGAAGTAAAAAGGGGTCAATTGATTGCCGTACCAGATGGTTTAGGAGCTAATATTCATGCTAGTGTTTATGGAAAGGTTATAGATGTTGAAAATGAAAATATTATCATTGAGGCGGATGAGGAGCAGCCAGATACTTATGTAAAAATTAAGGAAACAGATGACTATTTTGAAGCTATTAAAGAAGCTGGAATCGTTGGAGCAGGAGGTGCAGGTTTTCCTACACATATAAAATATAAATCAAAATTAGAAGGTGGTTATGTCATTGTAAATGCAGCAGAGTGTGAACCAATATTGAATCATAATACACTTCTCCTTGAAAAAGATCCAGCAATGATCGTTAGAGGCTTGAAGTATGTTATGGAAATCACTAAAGCTGCAAAAGGATATATTGCTATTAAGCCTATTCACAAAAAAGTGCTTATGGCTGTAGGGCGTGCTTGTAAGGATGAAGAAAATATAGAGGTTAAATTTTTACCAAATATGTATCCTGCAGGAGATGAAAGAGTAATTGTTAGAGAATTACTTGGTGTGGTTTTAGAGCCTGGACAGCTGCCTATTGAAGCAAATGCGATCATATCTAATGTAGAGACTATTAAAAATGTGACTTTAGCAATTGAAGAAAGAAGACCAGTAATAACGAAGGATATTACTGTTGGTGGAAGACTTAAAAATACTCCTAAGGAAGGAAAGGTATTCTTAGATGTACCGATAGGTATGCCTATAAGTAAATATATAGAAGAATGTGGGGGGTATGTAAAGCCTTATGGAGAAATTGTAGTAGGAGGACCTTTTACAGGAAAACGTGGGGAAGAATCAACTCCGATTATAAAAACTTTAGGTGGAATTTTAGTAAGTATGCCTTTCCCTAGTGAAAAAAGAAAGGTAGGCGTCATTGCCTGCGAATGTGGTGCTCAAGAAGAAAGATTAGAACAAATTGCTGTAGGAATGGGTGCTGATGTAGTTGCTGCTACAAAATGTAAAAGAATGATTGAAGTAAATGGTCGATTTAGATGTGATAAGCCAGGTACTTGCCCGGGACAGGCAGAAAAGGTATTGGAGCTTAAGAAAAAGGGAGCAGAGGTAATTATCACTGGAACGTGTCAGGATTGAACGAATACAGTGATGAAAGTAGCTCCTAGGTTAGGAGTTCCAGTATATCATAGTACAGATCATGTTTTAAGGGCAGTTGGACATAAGCTTTATAGAAGAACAGGCAAATAAAGATGTATCAAATTGTTATAAAGGAGGTTGTCGTATGTCAATAACACTAGAGACTGCACAAGAGCATGCAAATGATATGGCTGTTACTTGCTGCAGATTCGAGGCTGGAACAGTAATTGAACCAGCAAATTTAGAAGATCCAAATATACTCCCAGATTTAGAGGATTCAGGTTTATTATCAATACCTGAAAGCTGTCTAACAATTAGTCAAGTATTAGGTGCAAAATTAAAAGAAACTGTTGATGCATTAACGCCTTTGACTCCTGAATTATTAGAAGGCATTAAGACTTCAGAATTCAAGGAAGAGGTTGAGCAAGAGAAAGAGGATATAGCAGAAGTAGCATCAGTAGCTCCTGCTTTAAGTGCATCAGGAAGTGTTGTGAAGATACATATAGGAGAAGGAAAAGATATTAATTTAGAAATTCCTTTATCTGTAGTGGGAGGTGTAGCAGGAGCACCTATTGAAAAGCCAGCACAGACATCTGATGCTACTAAAGCAGTAGATGAAGTAAAAGAAGAAGTATGTGAAGAAAAAGTTGTAAGAACATTGACTAGAAAGCATTTCAAGATAGATAAGGTTCAAATGGGAGCTGAAACAAAAATTGATGGAACAACACTTACAATAAGAGAAGATATTTTAAAAGATGCTGTTGAATCAGAGGAATTAGTTATTGATATGAAATTGGATATCATCACACCAGATAGATATAAAGAATATAGTGAAACTATTATGGATATCCAACCTATTGCTGTTAAGGAAGAGGGAGAAGTCGGTGAAGGTATTACTAGAGTAATAGATGGAACAATTATCATGGTAACAGGAACTGATGAAGATGGGGTTCAAATTGGTGAATTTGGTTCTTCGGAAGGGATTTTAGATAGAAATATTATGTGGGGAAGACCAGGTTCTCCTGAAAAAGGTGAAATTTTTATCAAAACGCAAGTAACTATAAAAGCAGGTACAAATATGGAAAGACCAGGGCCAATGGCTGCTCATAGAGCTACAGACATTATTACTCAAGAAATTAGAGAAGCTCTTAAAAAATTAGATGACAGTTTAGTTGTAAATACGGAAGAATTTAAGCATATTCGACGTCCAGGAAAACATAAGGTTGTATTAGTAAAAGAAATTATGGGTCAAGGTGCTATGCATGATAACTATATTTTACCAGTAGAACCATGTGGGACATTAGGAGCTAAGCCAAATGTTGACTTAGGAAATGTACCGGTTGTTGTTTCTCCGCTTCAAGTATTAGATGGATGCATTCATGCATTGACTTGTATCGGACCTGCTTCTAAAGAAACAAGTAGACATTATTGGAGAGAGCCGTTAGTACTAGAGGCGATGCATGATGAAGAATTAGACTTAGCAGGTGTAATATTTGTGGGTTCACCTCAAGTAAATGCTGAAAAATTCTATGTATCAAAAATACTTGGTATGACTGTAGAAGCTATGGATGTAGATGGTGCAATAGTGACTACTGAAGGATTTGGAAACAATCATGTTGATTTTGCAAGCCATATAGAACAGATTGGTAAGAGAGGAATTCCAGTAGTCGGTATGACTTTCTCAGCTGTTCAAGGACAGTTGGTTGTAGGAAATGAATATATGGATGCTATGGTTGATAATAATAAATCAGCTCAAGGAATTGAAAATGAAATCCTTGAAAATAATTGCTTAGCTCCAGAAGATGCTATTCGTGCAGTATATATGTTAAAGGCGAAAATGGCAGGAGAGAAAATTAAAAAAGCAGAAAGAAAATGGAATCCAAACGTTAAGTTAAATAACGTGGATGTGATCGAGCAGGCAACAGGTAGAAAGATTGAACTTGAGCAAAATGAACAATCGTTAGAAAAGAGTAAAAAACGTAGAGAAATATACGAAGTAGAAGAATAAGATAGGGTGATTATGGATGGATAGATTAAAATACATATCTTCTGAAAGGTTTTTTGAAGGAATTGTTGTAGATGTGAATGATTGTTCTGTAACTATAGACCTTAAAGGAAGAATGGGCCAACTAAAGGTTCCAAGAAGGCTTGTTATAACTGAATACGACATGAAGGTGGGTCAGGAAGTTGGCTTTATGATGAGCTATCCTGAAATACTAGGTCCAGATGTTGATGAAGAGTATGCGCGCCTTGCAAGGCGACAACAGCAAGTAAATAAAAGATTACAAGAAAAAAGTGTATAGGATTATAAAAGAAGAGGGGGTAAAAATCGTGAGTTTGACAGTTGTAAAAGGATTACAATCAGAGATATTTGTTCCAATTACTCCTCCAGCAGTATGGACTCCTGTAACAAAGCCATTAAATGAGATGGTTATAGGACTTGCAACAGCTGCAGGTGTACATTTAAAATCAGATAAAAGATTTAACCTTGCAGGAGATACTAGCTTTAGGCTAATACCAGGAGATACAAATAGTGATGACTTAATGGTATCACATGGAGGGTATGATAATTCAGATGTAAATAAAGATATTAACTGCATGTTTCCTATAGACAGAATTAGAGAACTAGCAGAAGAAGGCTTTATTAAGGGCATAGCTCCTGTAAACTTTGGATTTATGGGTGGTGGAGGAGACGTTAAGGTTTTCACGGAAGAAACAGGGCCTCAAATTGCTAGACAATTAAAAGAAGAAGGTGTTGATGCAGTACTTCTAACAGCTGGATGAGGTACTTGTCACCGCTCTGCCGTGATTGTGCAGAGAGCAATTGAGGAAGCTGGAATCCCAACAATCATTATTGCAGCACTACCTCCAGTAGTAAGACAAAATGGTGCACCAAGAGTTGCTGCTCCATTAGTTCCAATGGGTGCAAATGCTGGAGAACCACATAATGTAGAAATGCAAACAGCTATTGTAAAAGAAAGTCTACAAGCACTAGTTTCTATTGAGACTCCAGGAAAGATTGTACCACTGCCTTATGAATATGTAGCTAGTATATAATAGTATTCTTCCCATCTCTAGGATTAGAGATGGGAAGAATTTAAAAGCATATCAAAGCGCTTTCATAATGATTTGCAAAGTAGGTGAAATATATGGAAGGGGTAACAATACTTAGAAAACTTGTGATAAAGTCGTTTCACATAAATAATGTAGAGTTTGGAAATAAAACAGCAATAAAAGGGAATAATTGCATCATTGATTGTCAAAAAATTATCGAACTTGAAAATTCAGAAGATTTAATCAAAAGAATTAACATAGATATTATTAAACCTGGAGATTATGACAAATATGTAAATACGATAATGGATATCATTCCTATATCTGCAAAGGTTCTAGGAAGTATAGGTGAAGGAATTACTCATACTTTAACAGGTGTTTATGTAATGTTGACAGGGGTAGATGCAGATGGAAGACAAATGGGTGAATTTGGTTCTTCTGAAGGAATACTTAAAGAACAGATGTTTTTTGATAGGGCAGGGACTCCTTCTAAGAATGACTATATTATTCATTTTGATGTGACATTAAAGGGTGGATTACCATTTTCTAGAGAGCTTCCATTAGCTGCACATAGAGCTTGTGATAGATTCATTGGAGAATATAGAAAAATATTAAAGCAAAAGGATGGAAGAGAAAGCAGCGAAGTGCATGAATATTTTGACAAAGTTAGGCATGGGAAAAAGAAGGTACTTATCATTAAGCAAGTTGCAGGGCAGGGTGCAAACTATGATAATTTTATTTTACCGAATGAACCAAGTGGGATCATGGGTGGAAGATCAATCATAGATATGGGTAATGTACCTATTATTATATCTCCAAATGAATATAGAGATGGTGCAATAAGAGCAATGACATAAAAAAGGTAGGTGATAAGTATGGGAATAGGACCATCAACAAAAGAGACAACATTGCATCATTTTAGAGATCCTCTTTTAGAGGTTGTTTCAAATGATCAGGATATAGACCTACTAGGGGTATTAGTGGTCGGAACACCACAAGGAAATATGGAAAAGCACTATGTTGGAAAAAGAGCAGCTGTATGGGCAGAAGTTATGAGGGCTGATGGTGTAATAATATCATCAGATGGATGGGGTAATTCTCATGTAGATTATGCCAATACCATAGAAGAGATTGGGAAAAGAAATATTCCACTAGTAGGAATAACCTTTAATGGGATTCAAGGGAAATTTGTAGTGACTAATGAATATATGGATACTATTGTAGATATTAATAAATCCAAAGAAGGAATAGAGACAGAGGTTGTTGGGGAAAACAATGTGAACGAACTTGACTGTAAAAAAGCATTGGCTTTTTTAAAATTAAAAATGAGGGGTGAAAGAAAATGAAAGCGATTAGGTCAATTCATGTAATCGACTCGCATACTATGGGGGAACCAACACGTATTGTAGTAGGTGGTGTACCAGTAATTCCTGGAAAAACTATGCCTGAAAAGAAAAAATATCTTGAAGAGCATCTTGATCATTTAAGAACAGGAATTATGCATGAGCCAAGAGGACATAATGATATGTTTGGTTCAATTATTACACAGCCTATTAATCCCGAAGCAAATTTAGGAATTATTTTTATGGATGGTGGCGGATATCTAAATATGTGTGGACATGGGACTATAGGAGCTTGTACTGCTGCTGTTGAAACAGGAATGGTAGAAGTAACAGAGCCTTATACACAAGTTAATTTGGAAGCACCAGCAGGATTAGTAAGAGCAAGGGTTAAGGTTGAAAATGGAAAAGCTAAGGAAGTTTCATTTGAAAATGTACCTTCATTTTTATATAAGCAAGATGTAGAGATTAAAGTGCCTAAAGTAGGTAAGGTAACTTTGGATATAGCTTTTGGAGGGAGTTTCTTTGCTATAGTTGAAGCAAAACAATTAGGGGTAAAGGTTGAGCCTAAAAATGTACATAAGCTTACTGAATTAGGGATTACTATAAGAGATATTTTAAATAATGAAATTGAAATTCAGCATCCTGAATTGGAGCATATTAAGACAGTTGATTTAGTAGAGATTTATGATGTTCCTACAGATCCAGAAGCAAATCTTAAAAATGTTGTTGTTTTTGGTGAAAGCCAAGTAGATCGTTCGCCGTGTGGAACAGGAACAAGTGCAAAACTAGCTACTTTGTTTGCAAAAGGAAAGATTAAAGAAAATGAAATATTTATTTATGAAAGCATTATTGGAACGAAATTTAAAGGAAGAGTAGTTAGAACAACAAAGGTTGGAGAATTTGATGCAGTAATTCCAGAGATTACTGGAAGTGCTTATATTACAGGATTTAATCAAATAATTATAGATCCAGATGATCCGGTTAAGTATGGTTTTACTTTTAAATAAAAAAACCCCCATAGAAAAGGTATTGTTAGAGTAATAAATATATTACTCTAACGATACTATGGGGAAATAAAAAAATTTCATGTACAAAAAGATTTTATGTGTTTTTTTAAAATATGTCAATAAGGGGGAAAAGCTGTGTTAACAGGTGTATTAGGTATATTAGGAGCTTTCGGCTTGTGGTTTGCTGCTGTATTTGGAATAGATTTTAATAAAAATAAAGATAAACTTGAAGAACAGACTTCATGGATTCATACAATTTGGATTGGATTTTTAAC includes:
- a CDS encoding N-acetylmuramoyl-L-alanine amidase, which translates into the protein MRRFHSYTVESYLAYLRNLKLKRKITDIHLHHTWKPTKKTYYLASNKEKIIYGMWKYHTQTLKWRDIGQHVSVSPDGLIWDGRDVNLMPASISGHNKNAFAIEMIGNFDKGYEKLEGAQLEAVKKLVKGLFEIFHTKKLIFHREYSNKTCPGTSLNKAMFLEEIENRIKILGDSVATKEQMKQYLLTVNPVPKIQCTPEEIVNYYLNEGATEGVRGDIAFAQALLETGFFRFGGIVLPEQNNYAGLGATNATQKGRAASFSSPQIGVRAHIQHLKGYASKEPLVNPAVDPRYTILAERGLLGSCIYVTDLNGKWAIPGNDYGEKILKIFDKFIFFSVKEESANREGILEENKKLKEDNMRMQEKIKKYEALFNTIKKEIDHFS
- the prdR gene encoding sigma-54 dependent transcriptional regulator PrdR, giving the protein MLYNYDKILAKDVMCKRYITLKENYQLKHAIKLLLKNNMKEVFVTDEKNKLKGIITLTDISRLMKQKFSESLILKECMIDNLITIKKDIALLACRNIMRKNKIGILPVVEHEYLIGVIRKQEIMDFFYMGLEKAGIKLNHVINCLHEAVCVIDENGRVVIWNKSAEKLYNVPAVKILGRPLGEFFPDAMDVKVFRTKEPVENVYHSPKENCHIVINSAPIFLDGKFLGVVSTDRDVSELRKLTNELQKANDTVEFLKREVERFSNDGFGKVIGKNPKLLEKIELAKQVAKTKVNILITGESGTGKEVFARAIHECSSQKGLFVPINCSAIPNELFESELFGYEQGAFTGANRKGKMGLFEMANNGTIFLDEIGDMPLFMQAKLLRVLQDKVVRRVGGEKYNNINVRVISATNKNLKKMVELGSFREDLYYRLDVVQIKLPPLRERGGDIVLLMDYFLKELSMQNNKDVRYIDPEVVKILQNYNWKGNIRELKNTMEYLVVLCKGNKITTDLIPNYILEEIKKNKRREGGSLDLNKAIVEFEKDMIKEALKMAKGKKAKAAKLLNIPRATLYYKIDQYEIDCQ
- the prdC gene encoding proline reductase-associated electron transfer protein PrdC; this encodes MIITIPLKQHVGMPCKPIVKKDEEVKRGQLIAVPDGLGANIHASVYGKVIDVENENIIIEADEEQPDTYVKIKETDDYFEAIKEAGIVGAGGAGFPTHIKYKSKLEGGYVIVNAAECEPILNHNTLLLEKDPAMIVRGLKYVMEITKAAKGYIAIKPIHKKVLMAVGRACKDEENIEVKFLPNMYPAGDERVIVRELLGVVLEPGQLPIEANAIISNVETIKNVTLAIEERRPVITKDITVGGRLKNTPKEGKVFLDVPIGMPISKYIEECGGYVKPYGEIVVGGPFTGKRGEESTPIIKTLGGILVSMPFPSEKRKVGVIACECGAQEERLEQIAVGMGADVVAATKCKRMIEVNGRFRCDKPGTCPGQAEKVLELKKKGAEVIITGTCQDUTNTVMKVAPRLGVPVYHSTDHVLRAVGHKLYRRTGK
- the prdA gene encoding D-proline reductase (dithiol) proprotein PrdA, whose translation is MSITLETAQEHANDMAVTCCRFEAGTVIEPANLEDPNILPDLEDSGLLSIPESCLTISQVLGAKLKETVDALTPLTPELLEGIKTSEFKEEVEQEKEDIAEVASVAPALSASGSVVKIHIGEGKDINLEIPLSVVGGVAGAPIEKPAQTSDATKAVDEVKEEVCEEKVVRTLTRKHFKIDKVQMGAETKIDGTTLTIREDILKDAVESEELVIDMKLDIITPDRYKEYSETIMDIQPIAVKEEGEVGEGITRVIDGTIIMVTGTDEDGVQIGEFGSSEGILDRNIMWGRPGSPEKGEIFIKTQVTIKAGTNMERPGPMAAHRATDIITQEIREALKKLDDSLVVNTEEFKHIRRPGKHKVVLVKEIMGQGAMHDNYILPVEPCGTLGAKPNVDLGNVPVVVSPLQVLDGCIHALTCIGPASKETSRHYWREPLVLEAMHDEELDLAGVIFVGSPQVNAEKFYVSKILGMTVEAMDVDGAIVTTEGFGNNHVDFASHIEQIGKRGIPVVGMTFSAVQGQLVVGNEYMDAMVDNNKSAQGIENEILENNCLAPEDAIRAVYMLKAKMAGEKIKKAERKWNPNVKLNNVDVIEQATGRKIELEQNEQSLEKSKKRREIYEVEE
- a CDS encoding CBO2463/CBO2479 domain-containing protein; the encoded protein is MDRLKYISSERFFEGIVVDVNDCSVTIDLKGRMGQLKVPRRLVITEYDMKVGQEVGFMMSYPEILGPDVDEEYARLARRQQQVNKRLQEKSV
- the prdB gene encoding D-proline reductase (dithiol) protein PrdB; amino-acid sequence: MSLTVVKGLQSEIFVPITPPAVWTPVTKPLNEMVIGLATAAGVHLKSDKRFNLAGDTSFRLIPGDTNSDDLMVSHGGYDNSDVNKDINCMFPIDRIRELAEEGFIKGIAPVNFGFMGGGGDVKVFTEETGPQIARQLKEEGVDAVLLTAGUGTCHRSAVIVQRAIEEAGIPTIIIAALPPVVRQNGAPRVAAPLVPMGANAGEPHNVEMQTAIVKESLQALVSIETPGKIVPLPYEYVASI
- the prdD gene encoding proline reductase cluster protein PrdD, which codes for MEGVTILRKLVIKSFHINNVEFGNKTAIKGNNCIIDCQKIIELENSEDLIKRINIDIIKPGDYDKYVNTIMDIIPISAKVLGSIGEGITHTLTGVYVMLTGVDADGRQMGEFGSSEGILKEQMFFDRAGTPSKNDYIIHFDVTLKGGLPFSRELPLAAHRACDRFIGEYRKILKQKDGRESSEVHEYFDKVRHGKKKVLIIKQVAGQGANYDNFILPNEPSGIMGGRSIIDMGNVPIIISPNEYRDGAIRAMT
- a CDS encoding glycine/sarcosine/betaine reductase component B subunit, whose protein sequence is MGIGPSTKETTLHHFRDPLLEVVSNDQDIDLLGVLVVGTPQGNMEKHYVGKRAAVWAEVMRADGVIISSDGWGNSHVDYANTIEEIGKRNIPLVGITFNGIQGKFVVTNEYMDTIVDINKSKEGIETEVVGENNVNELDCKKALAFLKLKMRGERK
- a CDS encoding proline racemase; this translates as MKAIRSIHVIDSHTMGEPTRIVVGGVPVIPGKTMPEKKKYLEEHLDHLRTGIMHEPRGHNDMFGSIITQPINPEANLGIIFMDGGGYLNMCGHGTIGACTAAVETGMVEVTEPYTQVNLEAPAGLVRARVKVENGKAKEVSFENVPSFLYKQDVEIKVPKVGKVTLDIAFGGSFFAIVEAKQLGVKVEPKNVHKLTELGITIRDILNNEIEIQHPELEHIKTVDLVEIYDVPTDPEANLKNVVVFGESQVDRSPCGTGTSAKLATLFAKGKIKENEIFIYESIIGTKFKGRVVRTTKVGEFDAVIPEITGSAYITGFNQIIIDPDDPVKYGFTFK